A portion of the Gossypium arboreum isolate Shixiya-1 chromosome 8, ASM2569848v2, whole genome shotgun sequence genome contains these proteins:
- the LOC108474707 gene encoding protein LEAD-SENSITIVE 1-like: protein MGQPQSKPRFPQPGDHIYCERKGGFYDHHGIYVGDNMVIHLRGAAKKLGELPGCQKCGDKRVENGEIAKVCIDCFLDGETPQIYDYGVSSLEFECRKRGTCCPRHSKPPHEVISTATDLLEQNGFGPYDMFTNNCEHFAVYCKTGSTASFQVERVIATCSVGILAGAAVGLFRNALAKH from the exons ATGGGACAGCCACAAAGCAAACCAAGGTTTCCTCAACCAGGGGATCACATCTACTGTGAAAGAAAGGGAGGTTTCTATGATCACCATG GAATATATGTGGGGGACAACATGGTGATTCATCTCCGGGGAGCAGCCAAGAAACTTGGGGAGCTACCTGGATGCCAAAAATGTGGAGACAAGCGAGTCGAAAATGGTGAAATAGCAAAAGTATGCATAGATTGTTTCCTTGATGGTGAAACACCCCAGATCTATGACTATGGAGTTTCCTCGCTAGAATTCGAGTGCAGAAAACGTGGTACTTGCTGCCCACGCCATTCCAAGCCTCCCCATGAAGTTATTAGCACCGCAACTGATTTACTTGAACAGAATGGGTTTGGCCCCTACGACATGTTTACTAACAACTGTGAGCACTTCGCTGTGTATTGCAAAACAGGCTCTACCGCAAGTTTCCAGGTTGAACGAGTTATTGCTACTTGTTCCGTTGGTATACTTGCTGGCGCTGCTGTCGGCTTGTTTCGAAATGCGTTAGCAAAACATTAA